From a single Vitis vinifera cultivar Pinot Noir 40024 chromosome 18, ASM3070453v1 genomic region:
- the LOC104877368 gene encoding disease resistance protein RPS4 → MLYFTTQALAGMNRLRLLKVYNSKNISRNFKDTSNMENCKVNFSKDFKFCYHDLRCLYFYGYSLKSLPNDFNPKNLVELSMPYSRIKQLWKGIKVLANLKFMDLSHSKYLIETPNFRGVTNLKRLVLEGCVSLRKVHSSLGDLKNLIFLNLKNCQMLKSLPSSTCDLKSLETFILSGCSKFKEFPENFGSLEMLKELYVDEIAIGVLPSSFSFLRNLQILSFKGCKGPSSTLWLLPRRSSNSIGSILQPLSGLRSLIRLNLSNCNLSDEPNLSSLGFLSSLEELYLGGNDFVTLPSTISQLSNLTLLGLENCKRLQVLPELPSSIYYICAENCTSLKDVSYQVLKSLLPTGQQQKRKFMVRVVKPDTALAVLEASNPGIRIPHRASCQRIDPVVKLGIAIVALKAFIPGSRIPDWIRYQSSGSEVKAELPPNWFNSNFLGFAFSFVTCGHFSCLFTLKADVLFDWTSRDDSSSVDIIIVEMISFKRRLESDHVCLCYVPLPQLRNCSQVTHIKVSFMAVSREGEIEIKRCGVGIVYSNEDGNHNNPPMIRFNSISSPPPPPRSKSTVVLEEIHEEEPSGNGRSNVDGSEEVRRRNLELLLSALRIALNQMFGHRNA, encoded by the exons ATGTTATACTTTACCACTCAAGCCCTTGCAGGGATGAATAGACTTAGATTGCTCAAAGTCTATAactctaaaaatatttcaagaaacTTCAAAGATACCTCCAATATGGAGAATTGCAAAGTGAACTTTTCCAAGGACTTTAAATTCTGTTACCATGATTTGAGGTGCCTATATTTTTATGGATACTCTTTGAAATCATTGCCCAATGACTTCAATCCAAAGAATCTTGTTGAGCTCAGCATGCCTTATAGTCGCATTAAACAACTTTGGAAAGGAATCAAG GTTCTtgcaaatttgaaattcatggATCTCAGTCACTCTAAGTACTTAATAGAAACTCCAAATTTTCGGGGAGTCACCAACCTCAAACGGTTAGTTTTGGAAGGATGTGTGTCTTTACGTAAGGTGCACTCATCACTTGGAGATTTGAAGAATCTCATtttcttgaatttgaaaaaCTGCCAAATGCTAAAGAGCCTTCCAAGTAGCACTTGTGATTTGAAGTCTCTTGAAACGTTTATTCTTTCTGGTTGCTCCAAATTTAAAGAATTTCCTGAGAACTTTGGGAGCTTAGAAATGTTGAAGGAACTTTATGTAGATGAAATTGCTATAGGAGTACTTCcctcctctttttctttcttaagaAACCTTCAAATATTATCCTTTAAGGGATGTAAAGGACCATCATCTACCCTATGGTTGTTGCCAAGAAGAAGTTCAAATTCCATTGGTTCCATATTGCAACCTTTGTCAGGTTTACGCTCTTTAATAAGACTAAACCTAAGTAACTGCAATTTATCGGATGAACCAAACCTTAGCAGTCTTGGCTTCTTATCATCATTGGAAGAGTTATATTTAGGTGGGAACGACTTTGTTACTTTGCCTTCAACCATCAGTCAACTTTCTAACCTAACGTTGTTGGGGTTGGAAAATTGTAAAAGACTGCAAGTACTTCCAGAGCTTCCATCAAGCATATATTATATATGTGCAGAAAATTGCACATCATTAAAAGATGTCTCATATCAAGTACTTAAGTCACTACTTCCAACTGGCCAGCAGCAAAAGCGCAAGTTCATG GTTCGCGTTGTGAAACCGGATACAGCCTTGGCGGTTTTGGAAGCATCTAATCCTGGGATTAGAATACCACATAGGGCAAGTTGTCAGAGGATCGATCCCGTTGTGAAACTGGGTATAGCCATAGTGGCTTTAAAAGCATTTATTCCTGGGAGTAGAATACCAGATTGGATAAGGTATCAGAGCTCAGGGAGTGAAGTAAAAGCAGAGCTACCTCCAAATTGGTTTAATTCCAACTTCCTGGGTTTTGCTTTTAGTTTTGTCACTTGCGGCCATTTCTCTTGCCTCTTCACGTTGAAAGCGGATGTCTTGTTTGATTGGACATCCAGGGACGATTCTTCCTCCGTTGATATCATTATTGTCGAAATGATTTCCTTTAAGAGAAGGTTGGAGTCGGATCACGTGTGCCTGTGTTATGTACCACTTCCCCAGTTGCGGAATTGCTCTCAAGTGACTCACATCAAGGTATCATTTATGGCAGTCTCCAGGGAGGGTGAGATTGAAAttaagaggtgtggggttggtaTAGTGTACAGTAATGAAGATGGGAATCACAACAATCCCCCAATGATCCGATTCAACTCTATCtcctctcctcctcctcctcctcgtAGTAAGTCAACCGTTGTCCTTGAAGAAATCCATGAGGAGGAACCTAGTGGAAATGGGCGCTCTAATGTTGATGGCTCAGAAGAAGTGAGGAGGAGGAACCTAGAACTGCTACTGTCTGCTCTGAGGATCGCTCTGAATCAGATGTTCGGCCACAGAAATGCTTGA